In Leptospira limi, a single genomic region encodes these proteins:
- a CDS encoding serine hydrolase domain-containing protein — protein sequence MNLKKSSIQLILIALTVANSNIHSEPPKIEICPKPILDREWQILTNVETEFDQNLLCGYVNEIASEDSEFHSFLIERHGKIVTEVYNTRPDHPFNKRYGTRFPFDGETQFDANTLHDVRSVSKSVVSLLFGIAIDKKIIDGVDDSVLSNYQELQIPKNDPKQNITWKHLLTMSSGLDWEEWRYGFLFSDETRLLWKKDLTKFFFERDLIHTPGSNFNYNGGGTSVLSDLLTKKTNKSLKELAKEWLFNPLEIQNFEWVEDRNGRALAHAGLRLKPRDMLKLGRLVLNGGSWKGKQIVSKQWLSDSFKKQINSQVKIFRKDGNPLFYGYHWWLGETILVEKKIPWSVALGNGGQLIFAFPSFDMVIVTTTGGYGDPTTIQRILEVVEKILTTVK from the coding sequence ATGAACCTCAAAAAATCTTCCATCCAACTCATTCTTATTGCTCTCACTGTCGCTAACTCGAACATTCATTCGGAACCACCGAAGATTGAAATTTGTCCGAAACCCATTTTAGATCGGGAGTGGCAAATCCTAACGAACGTAGAAACAGAATTTGATCAAAATCTGTTATGCGGGTATGTAAATGAAATTGCTTCCGAAGACAGTGAATTCCATTCCTTTCTCATCGAAAGGCATGGGAAAATCGTAACTGAAGTATACAATACAAGACCCGATCACCCATTTAACAAACGCTATGGAACCAGGTTCCCATTTGACGGGGAAACTCAGTTTGATGCAAATACATTACATGATGTAAGGTCTGTTAGCAAATCCGTTGTTTCTCTTCTTTTTGGCATTGCGATCGATAAAAAAATAATCGATGGAGTGGATGATTCAGTACTTTCAAACTATCAAGAATTACAAATTCCAAAAAATGATCCCAAACAAAATATTACTTGGAAACACCTTCTAACGATGAGTAGTGGCCTTGATTGGGAAGAATGGAGGTATGGATTTTTATTCAGTGATGAAACACGACTTCTTTGGAAAAAAGACCTAACCAAATTCTTTTTTGAAAGGGACTTAATCCATACACCAGGATCTAACTTCAATTATAATGGAGGAGGAACGTCTGTTCTTTCTGATCTTCTAACTAAAAAAACAAACAAATCCTTAAAAGAATTAGCGAAAGAATGGTTATTCAATCCTTTAGAAATCCAAAACTTTGAATGGGTAGAAGATAGAAATGGAAGAGCACTTGCCCATGCAGGCCTCAGGTTAAAACCAAGGGATATGTTAAAATTGGGGAGATTGGTCTTAAATGGAGGAAGTTGGAAAGGAAAACAGATTGTCTCAAAACAATGGTTAAGTGATTCTTTCAAAAAACAAATCAATTCGCAGGTTAAAATATTCCGTAAGGATGGAAATCCCCTATTCTACGGATACCACTGGTGGCTTGGAGAAACCATTTTGGTAGAGAAAAAAATTCCTTGGTCAGTTGCACTTGGGAATGGCGGGCAACTCATTTTCGCCTTCCCTAGTTTCGATATGGTCATTGTCACAACCACTGGCGGTTATGGAGATCCGACTACCATCCAAAGGATATTGGAGGTAGTCGAAAAAATTCTAACCACCGTTAAGTGA